From the Pseudodesulfovibrio indicus genome, the window AGGGGCGCACCCTTCTTTTTTGATTGTGTGATGAGGAGAGGAGAGGAGAGCCGTCGCTGGCGCTCCTCCGTGTTTTTTTGGAGCCCTCCCGGCGGGGTTCTTTCTTTTTCGGGCGAAAAGAAAGAACCAAAGAAACGCCGGGGGGGGGACATCCCCGCCCGGAGTTTGGCCGCTGAGAATCCGATCCGCTCGGGGCGGCTCCATCCGATCAAAAGTAAAGTGCGAGTCTCCACGGAAACACCCCTTTTATGGAATACCGAGGAGCCACGGGAGCGGAGCCGCCGCCCCTTCGCGGTCGGCTTCTAGGCGTCCAGAACAGGGCTCGCTGCGTGCTGCTTGGCGGTACGAAGGGCGAAGGAAGAGGGGCCTTCGAACGGGACTTCGGGGTAGGAGAGCCACTGTTTGAGGCTGCGCCTCAAAGGTGTTCCATGGGAGGGCCTTCGGTCGGAGCGGCGGGGTATGAAAGCCGCTGTTGGGGCTGCGCCCCAAGGCGCTCCAGGGTGCGATGGACGGAGGTTTAGGGTTGACGGCTGTTTGAGGCTGCGCCTCAAAGGCGCGAGAGGGATGGTCTGGAGTTGAATCGGCCAGGGCGTGTTTCACCTCTTTTGTCGTCTCTTTCATGCGCGGATATCATTACCGCGCTCCTCCCTCTTCCTCTCATCCATAAAAAGGAATCCGTGCACTCTCCCCCGCCAAGCTCCCAACCTCCCCGCACCCCGCCTCTTCCACACGCCCTCCCACGCTCGGACAATCCCGGCCCGGAGAGCGGTCATTCGGAAACCGGGGCCTAGAGCCTGTTTCAAGCGCCGAAGCGGAGCCCGACTGAGTCTGCCTCGGCAGACATGCCGTCAGGGCAGCGGGAGGCGCTTACAGGCTCTTGGCCACTGTTTTCGCGCCACCGCACCGCAAGCGCACTTTTTGCTTACTTTTTGGGGCGCAAGCCAAAAAGTAAGGCGCTGTAAAAGCGCAAAACGGCTTCTCGCAACAGGGATACATCAGACGCGAACGCGCGGCCCAAACCAACCGCGCTCCTCCCTCTCCCTCTCATCCATAAAAAGAAAACCGTACACTCTCCCGCCAAATCCCCTACCTCCCAGCGCCCCGCCTCTTCCGCCATCCCTCCCACGCTCGGACAATCCCGGCCCGGAGAGCGGTCATTCGGAAACCGGGGCCTAGAGCCTGTTTCAAGCGCCGAAGCGGAGCCCGACTGAGTCTGCCTCGGCAGACATGCCGTCAGGGCAGCGGGAGGCGCTTACAGGCTCTTGGCCACTGTTTTCGCGCCACCGCACCGCAAGCGCACTTTTTGCTTACTTTTTGGGGCGCCAGCCAAAAAGTAAGGCGCTGTAAAAGCGCAAAACGGCTTCTCGCAACAGGGGTACATCAGACGCGGACGCGCGGACGTCTTTACCGCGCTCCTCCCTCTTCCTTCCGCTCTCTTCCCTCTTCCCATTCCCCAAATGAAAAAGGCCGGGAGGTTCACCCTCCCGGCCTTTTGAATTCGATGCGTACCCGCCTAACCAACCACTATGTTGACCAGCTTGTTGGGAATGACGATGACCTTGCGGACGGTCTTGCCCTCGGTGAACTTCTGGACGTTCTCCAGTTCCAGGGCGAGCTTTTCGACCTCGGCCTGGGGGGCGTTGTTCGGGGCCTCGAACTTGCCGCGCACCTTGCCGTTGACCTGGACGACCATGGTCACCTCGTCCAGCACCAGTGCCTTCTCGTCGTAAGTGGGCCAGGACTGGGTGGTCAGGTGGGCCGTGTGGCCGAGCGCCGCCCACAACTCCTCGCAGATGTGCGGAGCCACCGGGGAGAGCAGGGTCACGGCCGTGGCGATGGCCGAGGACAGGGCCGCAGGCTCGGTCTCCTTGAGCTCGTCCTTGACCTGGTACAGTTCGTTGACCAGCTCCATGATGGCCGCGATGACCGTGTTGAACTGGAATTCGTTCTCGATGTCGCGGGTGGCGCGGCGGATGGTGTCGTGCTCCTTGAAGCGCAGGGACTTGGCCGCTTCGCTGCCGGGGGTCTGGTGCGCCGCAGGGGTCAGGGGCGTGAGCACGTCCTCCAGCTCCTCAACCAGCCGCCACAGCCGGGACAGGAAACGGTACGCGCCGTCGATGCCCTGGTCGGACCACTCCAGCTCCTTGACCGGCGGGGAGGCGAAGAGGATGAACAGTCTGGTAGCGTCCGCGCCGTACCGGTTGATCATGGCGTTGGGGTCGACCACGTTGCCCTTGGACTTGGACATCTTGCCGCCGTCCTTGAGGACCATGCCCTGGGTCAGCAGGTTGGCGAACGGCTCGGCGTTCTTGACGTAGCCGCAGTCGCGCAGGGCCTTGGTAAAGAACCGGGAGTAGAGCAGGTGCAGGATGGCGTGCTCGATGCCGCCGATGTACTGGTCCACGTTCATCCAGTAGTCCAGGTGCTCGGCGCCCAGCGGCTCGGCCTCGTTGCGCGGGTCGCAGTAGCGCATGTAGTACCAGGAGGACTCGAAGAAGGTGTCGAAGGTGTCGGTCTCGCGCCGTGCGGGCTTGCCGCACTTGGGGCAGTCGCAGTTGACGAACGACTCCATGGTCGGCAGCGGGGACTTGCCGTCCTTGCGCACCTGGGCGTCCTCGGGCAGCAGCACGGGCAGCTGGTCCTCGGGGACCGGGACCACGCCGCACTCCTTGCAGTAGATGACCGGGATGGGCGCGCCCCAGAACCGCTGGCGGGACACGTTCCAGTCGCGCAGCCGGTAGTTGACCGCCATCTTGCCCTTGCCGGACTTGTCCAGGTGCTCGACGATCGCCTTCTTGGCGTCCTCGTTGGGCATTCCGTCGAATTCGCCGGAGTGGATCAGGAAGCCGGGGGCGGTGTACGCCTCGGTCAGGGAGCCGGCGTCGAGCTTCTCGCCCTTGTCGTGCAGCTCGGGCGGGTTGATGACCGCCTGCTTGGGCAGGTCGTACTTGGTGGCGAACTCGAAGTCGCGCTGGTCGTGGGCCGGAACGGCCATGACCGCGCCGGTGCCGTAACCCATGAGCACGAAGTTGGCCACGAAAATGGGGATGTCCTTGCCGGTCACCGGGTTGACGCAGTACTTGCCGGTGAAGATGCCTTCCTTCTCCAGGTCGTCGGCCCCGCGCTTGATGCGGTCCATGTTCCGGATGTTGGTCACGAAGGCTTCGATCTCGGCCTTGTTCGGGGCGTCGGCAATGAGCCGCTCCACGATGGGATGCTCGGCGGCCACGGACATGAAGGTCGCGCCGTACAAGGTGTCGGGCCTCGTGGTGAAGACGTCGATGGTCTCGTCCATATCCTTGACCTGGAACGTCAGTTCCGCGCCGTAGGATTTGCCGATCCAGTTGCGCTGCATGGTCAGCACGCGCTCGGGCCAGCCGCCCTCAAGGGTTTCGAGGTCGTTCAGCAGCTCGTCCGCGTAGTCGGTGATGCGCAGGAACCACTGCTCCATGTCCTTCTGCTCCACCTCGGAGTCGCAGCGCCAGCACAGCCCTTCCTCCACCTGCTCGTTGGCGAGCACGGTGTTGCAGGTGGGGCACCAGTTCTGCGGGGAGTCCTTGCGGTAGGCCAGTCCCTTTTCCAGGAACTTGAGAAAGAATTTCTGCTCCCACTTGTAGTATTCCGGGCGGCAGGTGGCCAGCTCGCGCCGCCAGTCGTAGGAGTAGCCCAGCCGCTTGAGCTGGGCGCGCATCTCGGCGATGTTCTGGTAGGTCCAGTCCGCCGGATGGGTCTCGTTCTTGATGGCCGCGTTTTCGGCGGGCAGGCCGAAGGCGTCCCAGCCCATGGGGTGCAGCACGTTGAAGCCCTGCATGGTCTTGAACCGCGCCACCACGTCGCCGATGGAGTAGTTGCGCACGTGGCCCATGTGGATCTTCCCGGACGGATAGGGGAACATCTCCAGGACGTAGTACTTGGGCTTGGACGGGTCGGTTTCAACCTGGAAGCAGCCGGATT encodes:
- the leuS gene encoding leucine--tRNA ligase, whose product is MALGKYSPEEIELKWQDIWKESGCFQVETDPSKPKYYVLEMFPYPSGKIHMGHVRNYSIGDVVARFKTMQGFNVLHPMGWDAFGLPAENAAIKNETHPADWTYQNIAEMRAQLKRLGYSYDWRRELATCRPEYYKWEQKFFLKFLEKGLAYRKDSPQNWCPTCNTVLANEQVEEGLCWRCDSEVEQKDMEQWFLRITDYADELLNDLETLEGGWPERVLTMQRNWIGKSYGAELTFQVKDMDETIDVFTTRPDTLYGATFMSVAAEHPIVERLIADAPNKAEIEAFVTNIRNMDRIKRGADDLEKEGIFTGKYCVNPVTGKDIPIFVANFVLMGYGTGAVMAVPAHDQRDFEFATKYDLPKQAVINPPELHDKGEKLDAGSLTEAYTAPGFLIHSGEFDGMPNEDAKKAIVEHLDKSGKGKMAVNYRLRDWNVSRQRFWGAPIPVIYCKECGVVPVPEDQLPVLLPEDAQVRKDGKSPLPTMESFVNCDCPKCGKPARRETDTFDTFFESSWYYMRYCDPRNEAEPLGAEHLDYWMNVDQYIGGIEHAILHLLYSRFFTKALRDCGYVKNAEPFANLLTQGMVLKDGGKMSKSKGNVVDPNAMINRYGADATRLFILFASPPVKELEWSDQGIDGAYRFLSRLWRLVEELEDVLTPLTPAAHQTPGSEAAKSLRFKEHDTIRRATRDIENEFQFNTVIAAIMELVNELYQVKDELKETEPAALSSAIATAVTLLSPVAPHICEELWAALGHTAHLTTQSWPTYDEKALVLDEVTMVVQVNGKVRGKFEAPNNAPQAEVEKLALELENVQKFTEGKTVRKVIVIPNKLVNIVVG